Within the Bacillus pumilus genome, the region TTTCATGACGCCCCCGCCCATAATGATGCGTTCTGGGCTTAAAATGAGCGAGTACTGCATTAGCGCCTGCGCCAAATAATCGGCTTCAAGTGCCCAAACTGATTCTTCCTCTGTCAGTTCTTTAGCAGATTTCCCCCATCTTTTTTCAATCGCTGGTCCAGCTGCCAGTCCTTCTAAGCATGTCCCATGCGCTGGGCAAACTCCTTCAAAAACGTCTGATTCATGCTGCCTGACAAGGATGTGTCCCATCTCTGGATGCGAATGTCCGTGAAGAAGTTCGTTTTTTACAACAGCGCCTGCACCGATACCCGTACCGACCGTGATATACATACAGCTATTCAGCCCTTTGGCTGCTCCTTTTGTTAATTCACCTAAGGCTGCCGCATTGACATCTGTTGTAAAAGATACTGGGACTTTTAATTGTTTCTCTAGCTCTGGGATGAACGGATAATGCTTCCACTCTACTTTCGGCGTGTTCATGATATAACCGTAAGAAGGGTCGTCCTTTTGGACACAGATCGGTCCAAAGGAGCCGACCCCTAATGCTTCAATGTCATGCTGCTCGAAAAATGGGATGAGCTTTTGTAATGTTTTTTCTGGGTGCTCTGTAGGAATCGTCATTTCTTCGAGAATATCCCCGTGCTCATTGCCGATTGCACAACAAAACTTTGTACCGCCAGCTTCAATTGCTCCATAAAACGCCATCATTGATCTCCCCCTGCTTGTTCTCTTTCTTCATCATAAAACATAGAGGAGGAGATGACAACATTACGTATTGGTCAAGAGAACAGCTTCCATATCATTGATATACTCCCTTAGATGATGGGCAATATCACGATTGATTTCACCATTTTCATACAACGTTTGAATTTCATTTCGAATCGTCTGTACAGCTTGGAAGTTAAGCTCTTTTTTCTTCCGGTCAAATGAACGATCTTTTTGCTGAAAGAAGCTTGGGCCGTGTTCACAGCGATAAATGACTTGGTTGTAAAAGCCAATCACTTGATGACACGTTTGTTTATTTTCATCGTTCATATGCTGCTTGATCGAGTCAACAGCAGCCTCTGCCGTTTTCTTACGGATTTGTTTGTACGAGTCCTCGTTTTCTAAAATACCACTGGAAACGAGCTGATTCGGCCGCCATAATTGGAGCCATTGAAGCAAGCGTAGAAACTTCACTTTTGAAAATCGAATTTTGAAGGAGTTTGAGTACAGCATTTCGAGCTCATGGAATCTTTCTTGCAGCTCATAGGCTTCTTGTTGATCGATTTTCTCTTCCTCAATGAGTTGTTGGAGCTTCATCTGCTCCGCTTTAATTCCGTGTAGCCTAATCTTTTTCTCTTGTCTTCTCATCCCGAATTGGTACGGCTCACGCTGGATATTACGCAGCTTCATTCGGTAATCATTGATGAGTGCAAGAGACACTTCCCTGTTGTCTTCATTCATTCCTTCTCTTAACGTTTTAATAGCACTTCTCAGCAGCTTTCGTTTCGCATGCTGAATCTTTGTATCCAAATCGACAGCGATTTGTTTGTCTTTTTTCTCGGATAGAAGAGGCAGTAGCACACTAGCTAAAATGAGTGTACATAGGATGACGCCTGCTGCGAGGAAAATAATCAAATGTCGTTCAGGAAACGGTGATCCGTCCGCAAGTGTAAATGGGATGGAGAAGGCACCGGCTAATGTCACGGCCCCGCGTACACCAGAGAATGTCATGAGCATCGAGGCGCGAAGTTTCGGTTTTTTCACGTTTTGCTTTTTCGTTGCGCTCCATTTCCCTGCCCAGAAGAGCCATACCCATAAGAACCTCAGAATCATGAGACACAGCGTGATGATTAAGATGTAACTGATGACCTGCATATTATTAAACGCTTCATCTTGGAAAATGACTGTCGATACATCAGGAATCTGCAATCCAAGAATAACGAAAACAAGTCCATTTAAAATAAATAAAATAATATTCCATGTGTTTGATGAAGCAATTTGTAGTTTGGCTAAATTTGCCTCCATTCGATCCTGCTCAATAGCGTGTGTCACACCGCCAGCAACAACGGCTAAAATGCCGGATACACCAATTTCTTCAGCGGCTAAATAGATGACAAATGGTGTAAGGATTTGCAGGATGATGTGCATCGTGACATCGTCCATTCCTAAACGGCGGAGAAAATAGCGAAAACGAATGATAAAAAAGGATAGAATAAATCCAGTCAATAGACCACCTGCGGCAATTAGGACAAAGCTAAAGGATGCCTCAGCAATTGAAAAAGCGCCAGTCACTGTTGCAGCAATGGCAAATTTAAAGGCGACAAGTCCTGATGCATCGTTCATCAATCCTTCGCCTTCCAAAAGTCTCATGATGCCCTTTGGCATATTCACACGGCTGGAAAGAGCACTGACTGCTACCACATCTGTCGGTGATAAAATCGCTGCTAGCGCAAAGGCGGCTGGAAGCGGAATGCTTGGGATCATCCAATGGATGGTATATCCCGCGACAATGACTGTCGCAAAGACCAATCCTAGGGCTAACAAAAGAATCGGCGCTCTTAATTTCCACAGTTCGTCCCTTGGGGTACGCTTCCCGTCATTAAATAACAGCGGCGCAATGAATAAAACGAAGAATAGTTCAGGATTTAACGAAATATGTAAACCTGAAGGAAAAGCTGCCACCAGTATTCCTAAGCCCACTTGAATTAATGGGACTGGAATAAAGGGGACAAAACGATTGATAATATTAGATGATGCAATGAGTGCGAGTAGTACGAGCACTGCTAAAAAAATCTCCACTAATACGTGTCCCTCCTTAATTCATGTTTTCGTCAAGTTTTGCTTACATGCAGTGATGTGTTCATTTCAAGCATTCATCCGTTCAGTGATATATGCCTTCTTAGTATTCCGCAAAAAGAGAAACCAACACATAACAATCCATTTAGGCAAAAAAAGACTGAATCCACATATTCAGCCAACTGACAAAATTTTCATCACATGTATTGTTCTAATGATGAACAAAAGATCCTGTTTTTATTTTACACGAAAACTCTATCACCTGCTGAGATCCAGCTCGTATTAAACACAAAAAAAGAGCGAAATCGCTCTTTTCTCGTTTTACCCTTTATTTAAAAAATAAGACCTAGCGGGAAGCCGCCATTTGAATAGGTAGGAACACACCCTGCATACGACGAGGATGAGAAACAGCAAATACAAAGCAATCTCTCCTTGTGCTAAACCGAGTCCTACGAATAAGCCACCAAGCGCTGCCCAAACTGCGTAAATCTCTGCTTTTAGCACAAGTGGCTTTCGCCCTGCTAATAAATCACGCACAATTCCGCCACCGCTCCCAGTCAGAATGGCTGCCACAATGACCGCACTGAGTGGAAGCTCTCTTTGCACCGCAAATAATGCACCTTGAATCGCAAACGCTGCTAAGCCAATTGCATCCGAGAAATTCCCCCATGTGCTCCAGTGCTTGAGCAAAAGCTTTGGAAAAAGAAACACAATCGTAATGGATACAAGAGCAATGGTAAACATTTTGCCCTGTGACCATAAAGCAGACACTGGAAGACCGATTAATAGATTCCGAATCGCTCCACCGCCAAAAGCTGTCACAATCCCTAAAATGTACACACCAAGAATATCGTACTCTTCCTCCATTGCTACTATCGCACCACTAATGGCGAATGCAATAATACCAATGATACTTAAGACTTCCCATGCCATTTTCCGCTTATCTCCTTACATGATCTGATCATCTCATACTACTCCCTTAATGTATATCTGACATAAGCGAAAAGCAATACAAATTTTCTTTAAATTTTATCTTTTTGCAAAAATAAAAAACAGCCTGCTAAAAAGCAGGCCATCTCTTAATCTTCTTTTGCATTTAACAGCAGCATACTGATGATGATCAGAATAAATGCAATAAGTGCTAATAGCGGAATGGTGATAAAACCAAACCAGTTCAAATAATCTACAGAACAAGGAATGCCGCTGAGACAAGGGCGAATCGACGCAAAGCCTGGGATTTTTTGTTCCATATAATGATAGATGGAAAAGCAAGCACCGATGACAGCCAAAGGCAGTACGTAATACTTCACTTTAACATCACCCCGGAACGTAGCAATTCCTAGTAAAAGCACGAGCGGGTACATGAAAATGCGCTGGAACCAGCACATATCGCATGGAATAAACTTTTTGATTTCACTTAAATACAGGCTGCTCATCGTCGCAACGATCGAGACAATCCAAGCACTGTACAAGTAAATAAGCTTATTCTTCATGATTTCTTCCCTTTAAGCTCTTGATCAATTAATTCTTTGATTTCATCATAGTCATAGAAATTTTGAACTTGTTTATTGTTAATAAAGATCGTTGGTGTTGAATTCACTTTGTATTTGTTCACAAGCTGATTGTCTGTGTTCAGCTGCGGCTGATACGTTTTCTTTGATAAATGATCTTTGAGTTTGTCCGTATCAATTTTTGTTGTCTTTTTCGCCAGTTCAGTCAGCTTAGCAGGGGTCACCCATTCTGCTTCACTATCTGGCTGTGCTTGATAGACAGCTTCATGGAATGCCCAGAAGTTTTTTGGATCTTCTTTCCACACTTCTTCAGAAGCAAGTGCTGCTAACACTGCGCCATCTCCATGAACAGGCAGTGGTAAGTTAATAAATGAGAAAGATACATCGCCTTTATCTATGTAGTCTGCTTTCAGTTTTGGGAAAATGTCTGTTTCAAATGATTTACATGACGGACATTTGTAGTCTCCAAACTCGACAATTTGCACTGCTGCATTTTTGTCTCCTATGACAGGTTGTCCTTGAATCGAAGGCTTACTGTCAACTGTTTGTGCTTCTTGGCTGTTCTTGTTTCCAATCACAACAAATATACCGATGAGAAGAGCGGCAATAATGGTTAAAATGACAGCAAATTTAATGGATGAAGATTGATTATTTTTCTTACTCACATAAGCACCTACCTTATCTTTTTCATTCCTTTTACAAAAGAAAAAGGATAATAGCTTAGAAGAATGCCATTATCCAACTTCTTCTATTTTAACAAGAGGGGATCTATTATGAAAGATGGTATTCATGAAATTTTCCTTACAATTTTATTTCATGACCCTCATCGCATTTAAAACAGCGAGTACGGTGACACCGACATCCGAGAAGACGGCTTCCCACATCGTTGCAATACCGAATGCACCGAGTAAAAGGAAGATGCCTTTAACGCCAAGGGCAAATGCGATATTCTGCCAGACAATCCTTCTTGTTCGTTTTGCGACAGCGATGGCTTCTGCTACCTTTGATGGCTGGTCCGTCATGATGACAATATCAGCCGCTTCGACAGCTGCATCTGAACCAAGCCCGCCCATTGCAATTCCTATGTCCGCTCTTGCTAATACCGGTGTATCATTAATGCCGTCCCCAACAAATAATAGCTTTTCTTGAGGCGCCTTTTTCTGATCAATTTCTTCTAATTTCGTTACTTTATCTTGCGGTAATAATTCTGCATGTACTTCATCAATGCCAATTTGATTGGCGACCGCAGTTCCGACTTGTTTAGCATCACCTGTGAGCATGACGGTTTGAATACCAGACGCTTTTAAAGCAGATACGGCTTCGATTGCATCGTCTTTCAATTCGTCTGCGATCAAAATTGATCCGGCAAATTCACCGTTAATCGCCATATAAACAACGGTTCCGCTTCTTTTTTCTTTTTCATACACAATGCCTTCTCGCTCCATCAAGCGGTGATTTCCCGCTAAGACGTGAGAACCGCTGATGGTCGCTTTAATTCCATGTCCCGCGATATCCTCATATGCTTCGATCTGGCTTTCATCAAGTGGTAAGCTGTATGCCGCTTTAATCGATTCTGCAATAGGATGAGAGGAATGGGCTTCTGCTAGTGCGGCAAAAGAAAGCAGCTCTTCTTCTGACCACTTGTCACTGGCTGTGGAAATATTGGTCACGGTAAAGTTTCCTTTTGTGAGCGTGCCTGTCTTATCAAATACCGCATATTTCACAGAATTTAATGCTTCTAAATAGTTACTGCCTTTGACAAGGATGCCTCGTTTAGACGCTGCCCCAATTCCCCCGAAAAACCCTAATGGAATGGATACAACAAGAGCACAAGGACAAGAAATGACGAGAAAGACAAGTGCCCGGTACACCCAGTCAGACAATTGTGCTGATGGAATAAGTAGCGGTGGCACAAAAGCAAGCAATAAGGCGAGCACGACGACAGCCGGTGTATAATATTTTGCAAACTTTGTGATGAAATTTTCTGTCTGTGCTTTTCGGCTGCTTGCATTCTCAACCAAATCTAAAATTTTCGTCACGGCCGATTCGCTTAACTCTTTTTGGACTTCAATTTCAAGTATACTGTTTTGATTCACAAATCCTGCAAGAACCTCTTTTCCTGCTTCTACATCCCGCGGCACTGACTCCCCTGTTAGTGCAGAGGTATCAACAAGAGAGAATCCTTCGATAACAAGCCCATCTAGCGGAATTTTTTCACCAGGCTTCACGACAATACGGTCCCCGGCTTTCACTTCTTCTGGATTCACTTTTTTCGTTTCATTTCCGACTTTTAGATTCGCATATTCTGGACGTATATTCATTAATTCACTAATTGAGCGTCTTGAACGGTTTACTGCCGCCCCTTGGAAGAGCTCTCCAATTTGGTAAAAGAGCATCACTGCCAGTGCCTCTGGATATTGCTGAATCACAAAAGCGCCAACTGTTGCAATGGTCATTAAGAAGTTCTCATCAAATACTTGACCGCGCACGATATTTTTCAGGGCTTTAAAAACCACATCACCGCCGACCAGTAAATATGCTGCGAAGAACATAAGGAACTTTAATACACCATCTTCAGGGATAAAGAAAGCGGCTGTTCCAATGACTGCTCCGCCAATTAATTTCAGTACAATCGTTCTTAAATTTTTCGTCCCATGATCATGATCGTGATGATGTCCCTCTTCTTTCGGTGATACACTCACATGAGGTTCTATGGATTGAACAGTTTTTTCAATTCTCTTCGACATCGTTTCTTGCTTATCTGCATGGGTGACAGTCAAGGTGCCTGTCGCAAAGTTAACAGAGCAAGCTTCCACTCCATCCATTTTGCTGACACCTGTTTCTATTTTACGTGCACAGTTGCCGCAATCAAGACCGTTTAATACGTATTCATCCTTTATCTTTTTCATGTTCTCACCTTTTTCTATATGATAAGTAACGTTCCCTGGATCGATTCAACTTATTAAAAACTTTATATATGAGCATATATTCATATATTAGATTACCCTTATTATATGAGGCATTCTTATCTTCTGTCAATCATTTATGAAGAAATAAATGGGTTTTTTGTGTCCCATTTTGTCACGCTGATTTTCAATAAACCAAGCTCATGTCCTCCGCTCTACGCATAACATAAAAACGATCGTTTCACCTCTTATAAGAATAAGTACAGTTTTTCTCTTTACAAAAAGAGGACATACGCTTAGAATAAAATAAAAGTTTCCCTAAGGAAACAAATTAGCGTTAGAGAATCATTTCATCCTTTAGTCAAAATTATTTAATGTATGCATATAACTTTAGGAAGTGCAATGAAGATTGAAAGGGGCCGCAAGAGATGCCAAATGCTTTAACAATCGACCGTCTTCATGTCTCATATCACGGACAGGATGCTTTAGAGAACATTTCTCTTTCCATACAGGAAGGAACGATGACAGGAATCATAGGTCCAAATGGTGCCGGCAAGTCGACTTTACTCAAGGCATGCTTGGATTTAATTGAAAAAGACCAGGGAGATATTCGCTTTTTTGAACAGCCCTTTAAACAAGTGAGAAAACAGATTGCGTATGTACCACAGAGAAATGATCTAGACTGGACGTTTCCTATTCATGTGCTGGATACCGTCCTACTTGGAACATATCCGAAGCTTGGCCTGATCAAACGTCCCAAAAAAGAAGACCGGGCTTATGCGTACCACTGTTTAGAAAAAGTGGGCATGCAGGATTTTGCTAAAAGACAGATTGGTGAGTTATCCGGCGGTCAGCAGCAGCGTGTCTTCCTTGCAAGAGCACTTGCGCAAAATGCACAGCTCTTCTGTTTGGATGAACCGTTTGTTGGGATTGATATGGCGAGTGAAGAAACGATGGTTCGCATTTTGAAGGAATTACGAGATGAAGGAAAAACCATTTTAGTGGTCCATCATGATTTAAGTAAAGCCGATGATTACTTCAGCCATCTCGTTCTATTAAATAAAAAACTCATCAAAGCAGGACCTGTACACGATATCCTACGTCCAGAGGTCATGCTGGAGGCATATGAAACGCAGCTACCATTCTTAAAATCAGCAGGAGGAGACGTGTAATGGAATTTTTAACCGGACTCTTTGAATATGCGTTTTTACAAAAAGCGTTATTTACATCCGTGATGGTAGGCATTATTTGCGGGGTCATTGGCTGCTTTATCATTTTACGGGGCATGGCCTTGATGGGAGACGCCATATCACATGCTGTACTGCCAGGTGTCGCCATCTCTTATATGCTAGGCATTAATTTTTTCTTTGGAGCCGTCTTAACTGGCGTATTAACAGCGATTGGGATCGGATACGTGAGTCAAAACAGTCGCATCAAAAATGACTCTGCGATTGGGATTGTCTTCACCGCTTTTTTCTCAATTGGGATCATTTTGATCACATTTTTGAAAAGTTCCAGTGATTTATATCATATCTTGTTTGGAAACGTTCTAGCTGTTCGATCATCTGATATGTGGATTACGCTTGGCATCGGCATTTTTATCCTGCTGGCCGTCATCGTTTTCTACAAAGAATTGCTCATTAGTTCATTTGATCCGGTCATTTCTTCGGTTTACGGTTTACCGAATCGTATGATCCATTATTTTCTCATGACCTTGTTGACCCTTGTGACCGTTGCTTCACTGCAAACTGTGGGGATTATTCTTGTCGTTGCTATGCTTATTACGCCGGCAGCCACTGCGTATCTTTTAACAGACCGGCTATGGATCATGATCTATCTATCTGCTTTTTTCGGGGCAGTTTCTGCTGTCGCCGGACTTGGACTTAGTTTTACGTATAATTTGTCATCTGGCGCTTCTATCGTGCTGGTCGCGACTATTTTATTCGGGAGTGCCTTTATCTTTTCACCAAAACAAGGCATTCTATGGAGATCATTAAAATCTAAACAAAAACGAACGCAGCTAAAAAAGGATGCGTCTATGTAAAAGGAGGACATATATGAAGAAGGTATTTGCAATCCGTTTAACCGCAGTATTCATTGCCCTTATGATCATCACAGGCTGTTCTACTAAGCAAAATAATTCCGGCAAAGATGACGGCACATTAAAAGTCGTCACGACCTACTCCATTCTTTATGACATTGTGAAGGAAGTAGGCGGAGAGCACGTCTCTATTCACAGCATTGTTCCCATTGGTACAGACCCACATGAATTTGATCCACTGCCAAAGGATGTTCAGCATACAACGGATGCAGACCTTGTTCTATATAATGGTTTAAACCTTGAAACAGGGAATGGCTGGTTTCAAAAGCTGCTCGAATCGAGTGGCAAGGACGGGGATGATGCACCTGTAGCCGAAATGAGTAAAGGTGTCAAAGTCAAACATTTATCTTCAAAAGGACTCGAAAGCCAGCAGGATCCACATGCTTGGCTAAATGTCGAAAATGGGATTCTGTATGCTAAAAATGCTAGAGATGCACTTATTAAGGCGGACCCTGAGCATCAAGAGGATTACGAAAAAAATGCAGAAGCCTATATCAAAAAACTTCAAACGCTTCATAATGAAGCAAAAGACAAGTTCGATCAGCTGCCAAAAGATAAAAAACGTCTTGTGACAAGTGAGGGAGCCTTCAAGTATTTTGCAGATGCTTATGGACTAGAGGCTGGATACATTTGGGAGATCAACACAGAGAATGAAGGAACACCTGGACAAATGAAACGTATCATTCATTTCGTCAAAGATCATCAAGTACCTGCGCTCTTCCTTGAAACAAGTGTCGATCAACGTAGCCTTGAAAGCCTATCTGAAGAAACTGGTGTTCCGATTAAAGGAAAAGTATTCACTGACTCCATTGGAAAGAAAGGTGAAGATGGAGACAGCTACTATAAGATGATGAAATGGAATATTGACACCATTTACAAAGGGCTTTCATCATAAAAAAACAGGCGAAATGATTTCGCCTGTTTTTTTATTAGCTGGCTATATTTTGCGGGTGTTTTTTTGGCCAAATCACATAGCTGATGCTAATGACGAAATCAATGCCTAAGACCATTCCCCATACTCTTGCTAGCTGTATCAGTGCTTCCGTCCGTTCTGGTGCTTGGATGAGATAGGATAGCCCAAATAGTAGACCAGCTCCGATGACATAAGAGACGAGATGCCGCGTCCAGCCGACTATTTCATACACAGACCGTTCCTTCCCGTATTTTGGTCTTTCCTTCGGCTTAGGGCCTCCTGCAAATCGATAAGCAAACCGGACATCTGCCCATTTCACCATCTGATGTCCAAAAGCGAGACTCACCCCAATATAAACAGCCGCGAGCCCATGAATGACACTCGCCACAGCCCCCTGTCTTAAATCCAAATACGTCGCTGCCAGAAGAATGAGATC harbors:
- a CDS encoding ROK family protein; its protein translation is MAFYGAIEAGGTKFCCAIGNEHGDILEEMTIPTEHPEKTLQKLIPFFEQHDIEALGVGSFGPICVQKDDPSYGYIMNTPKVEWKHYPFIPELEKQLKVPVSFTTDVNAAALGELTKGAAKGLNSCMYITVGTGIGAGAVVKNELLHGHSHPEMGHILVRQHESDVFEGVCPAHGTCLEGLAAGPAIEKRWGKSAKELTEEESVWALEADYLAQALMQYSLILSPERIIMGGGVMKQKQLFPLIREKLAAYLNDYVDLPPLDSYIVSPGLEDKAGMTGALLLAIEAKKNA
- a CDS encoding Na+/H+ antiporter, coding for MEIFLAVLVLLALIASSNIINRFVPFIPVPLIQVGLGILVAAFPSGLHISLNPELFFVLFIAPLLFNDGKRTPRDELWKLRAPILLLALGLVFATVIVAGYTIHWMIPSIPLPAAFALAAILSPTDVVAVSALSSRVNMPKGIMRLLEGEGLMNDASGLVAFKFAIAATVTGAFSIAEASFSFVLIAAGGLLTGFILSFFIIRFRYFLRRLGMDDVTMHIILQILTPFVIYLAAEEIGVSGILAVVAGGVTHAIEQDRMEANLAKLQIASSNTWNIILFILNGLVFVILGLQIPDVSTVIFQDEAFNNMQVISYILIITLCLMILRFLWVWLFWAGKWSATKKQNVKKPKLRASMLMTFSGVRGAVTLAGAFSIPFTLADGSPFPERHLIIFLAAGVILCTLILASVLLPLLSEKKDKQIAVDLDTKIQHAKRKLLRSAIKTLREGMNEDNREVSLALINDYRMKLRNIQREPYQFGMRRQEKKIRLHGIKAEQMKLQQLIEEEKIDQQEAYELQERFHELEMLYSNSFKIRFSKVKFLRLLQWLQLWRPNQLVSSGILENEDSYKQIRKKTAEAAVDSIKQHMNDENKQTCHQVIGFYNQVIYRCEHGPSFFQQKDRSFDRKKKELNFQAVQTIRNEIQTLYENGEINRDIAHHLREYINDMEAVLLTNT
- a CDS encoding trimeric intracellular cation channel family protein, translated to MAWEVLSIIGIIAFAISGAIVAMEEEYDILGVYILGIVTAFGGGAIRNLLIGLPVSALWSQGKMFTIALVSITIVFLFPKLLLKHWSTWGNFSDAIGLAAFAIQGALFAVQRELPLSAVIVAAILTGSGGGIVRDLLAGRKPLVLKAEIYAVWAALGGLFVGLGLAQGEIALYLLFLILVVCRVCSYLFKWRLPARSYFLNKG
- a CDS encoding disulfide oxidoreductase, which produces MKNKLIYLYSAWIVSIVATMSSLYLSEIKKFIPCDMCWFQRIFMYPLVLLLGIATFRGDVKVKYYVLPLAVIGACFSIYHYMEQKIPGFASIRPCLSGIPCSVDYLNWFGFITIPLLALIAFILIIISMLLLNAKED
- a CDS encoding DsbA family protein, coding for MSKKNNQSSSIKFAVILTIIAALLIGIFVVIGNKNSQEAQTVDSKPSIQGQPVIGDKNAAVQIVEFGDYKCPSCKSFETDIFPKLKADYIDKGDVSFSFINLPLPVHGDGAVLAALASEEVWKEDPKNFWAFHEAVYQAQPDSEAEWVTPAKLTELAKKTTKIDTDKLKDHLSKKTYQPQLNTDNQLVNKYKVNSTPTIFINNKQVQNFYDYDEIKELIDQELKGKKS
- a CDS encoding heavy metal translocating P-type ATPase, with protein sequence MKKIKDEYVLNGLDCGNCARKIETGVSKMDGVEACSVNFATGTLTVTHADKQETMSKRIEKTVQSIEPHVSVSPKEEGHHHDHDHGTKNLRTIVLKLIGGAVIGTAAFFIPEDGVLKFLMFFAAYLLVGGDVVFKALKNIVRGQVFDENFLMTIATVGAFVIQQYPEALAVMLFYQIGELFQGAAVNRSRRSISELMNIRPEYANLKVGNETKKVNPEEVKAGDRIVVKPGEKIPLDGLVIEGFSLVDTSALTGESVPRDVEAGKEVLAGFVNQNSILEIEVQKELSESAVTKILDLVENASSRKAQTENFITKFAKYYTPAVVVLALLLAFVPPLLIPSAQLSDWVYRALVFLVISCPCALVVSIPLGFFGGIGAASKRGILVKGSNYLEALNSVKYAVFDKTGTLTKGNFTVTNISTASDKWSEEELLSFAALAEAHSSHPIAESIKAAYSLPLDESQIEAYEDIAGHGIKATISGSHVLAGNHRLMEREGIVYEKEKRSGTVVYMAINGEFAGSILIADELKDDAIEAVSALKASGIQTVMLTGDAKQVGTAVANQIGIDEVHAELLPQDKVTKLEEIDQKKAPQEKLLFVGDGINDTPVLARADIGIAMGGLGSDAAVEAADIVIMTDQPSKVAEAIAVAKRTRRIVWQNIAFALGVKGIFLLLGAFGIATMWEAVFSDVGVTVLAVLNAMRVMK
- a CDS encoding metal ABC transporter ATP-binding protein codes for the protein MPNALTIDRLHVSYHGQDALENISLSIQEGTMTGIIGPNGAGKSTLLKACLDLIEKDQGDIRFFEQPFKQVRKQIAYVPQRNDLDWTFPIHVLDTVLLGTYPKLGLIKRPKKEDRAYAYHCLEKVGMQDFAKRQIGELSGGQQQRVFLARALAQNAQLFCLDEPFVGIDMASEETMVRILKELRDEGKTILVVHHDLSKADDYFSHLVLLNKKLIKAGPVHDILRPEVMLEAYETQLPFLKSAGGDV
- a CDS encoding metal ABC transporter permease, with translation MEFLTGLFEYAFLQKALFTSVMVGIICGVIGCFIILRGMALMGDAISHAVLPGVAISYMLGINFFFGAVLTGVLTAIGIGYVSQNSRIKNDSAIGIVFTAFFSIGIILITFLKSSSDLYHILFGNVLAVRSSDMWITLGIGIFILLAVIVFYKELLISSFDPVISSVYGLPNRMIHYFLMTLLTLVTVASLQTVGIILVVAMLITPAATAYLLTDRLWIMIYLSAFFGAVSAVAGLGLSFTYNLSSGASIVLVATILFGSAFIFSPKQGILWRSLKSKQKRTQLKKDASM
- a CDS encoding metal ABC transporter substrate-binding protein, producing MKKVFAIRLTAVFIALMIITGCSTKQNNSGKDDGTLKVVTTYSILYDIVKEVGGEHVSIHSIVPIGTDPHEFDPLPKDVQHTTDADLVLYNGLNLETGNGWFQKLLESSGKDGDDAPVAEMSKGVKVKHLSSKGLESQQDPHAWLNVENGILYAKNARDALIKADPEHQEDYEKNAEAYIKKLQTLHNEAKDKFDQLPKDKKRLVTSEGAFKYFADAYGLEAGYIWEINTENEGTPGQMKRIIHFVKDHQVPALFLETSVDQRSLESLSEETGVPIKGKVFTDSIGKKGEDGDSYYKMMKWNIDTIYKGLSS